GGCTCCCGCAGAGGATTCCGGCGCATGCCGGCGACGTCCGCCTTGTAGGGTGAGGGCTCGAAAACCCATCAGCCGGGTTGAAAAGGTCCCGGTCCACAAGGACCGGGACTGAAAAGTCTACCAAAAGGAGCTTGAAATGTCTTCAGGAAAGGGTGCAGAAGCCAGAGTCTGGCTTTGCCAGGCGAGGGCGTGGGGGCTCCGGGGGCGTAGCGCGCAGCGCGGTCCCCCGGACAGCATCACCGTTTCTCGACCTGGATGAAATCCAGTTCGACGGGGGTGGAACGGCCGAAGACCGTCACCATCACCTTGATGGTGGAGCGTTCCTCGTGGATCTCCTCCACGTCGCCCTCGAAATTGGCGAAGGGGCCATCGATGATGCGAACCTTCTCGCCCTTCTCGAAGTGGTACTTCGGCTTGGGCTTTTCCTGCGTCTCTTCGGTGTGGTGCATGATCTGGCGGACTTCCTCGTCCGTCAGGGGCGTGGGCCGCTTCTTGTTGGCCCCCACGAAGCTCGTGACCTTGGGCGTGTTGCGGACCAGGTGCCAATCGGCATCGGCCATCTCGACAGAACCATCGGGCTTGCGCTCCACCTGGATCTGCACGAGCAGGTAGCCAGGGAACGACTTGCGCTTCTTGACGACACGCTCCTTCTTGCCGGACTTCGCGTCGACCTTCATCTCTTCGTAGGTCTCTTCGGGGATCTGGATGTCGCCGAAGCTCTCGTCGCGCTCTTCCATCTTGATGCGCTGACGGAGATGCTCCATCACCTTGGCCTCGTAGCCGGAATAGGTGTGGATGATGAACCACTTCAGCTCGCGCCCCTGGACCTGGGTCGAGGCGCTCTGCGGAGTGTCCTGGGGGGTGCTGATGAGATCGGTCATGGTTGCCTCCGCTTCAGCGGGCCTTCAGGAAGAAGAACGCGAAGCCCTTGGTAAACACATAGTCCACGGCCCAAAGGAACGCCCCGACGAACACCGAAACGACCACCACGGTCCATGCGGAGGCCATGACCTTCTCTTTGCTGGGCCAATCCACCCGGTTGAGCTCGGCCGCAAGATCTTTGGCCTGTTGCTTGA
This sequence is a window from Geothrix sp. PMB-07. Protein-coding genes within it:
- the nusG gene encoding transcription termination/antitermination protein NusG, with the protein product MEHLRQRIKMEERDESFGDIQIPEETYEEMKVDAKSGKKERVVKKRKSFPGYLLVQIQVERKPDGSVEMADADWHLVRNTPKVTSFVGANKKRPTPLTDEEVRQIMHHTEETQEKPKPKYHFEKGEKVRIIDGPFANFEGDVEEIHEERSTIKVMVTVFGRSTPVELDFIQVEKR
- the secE gene encoding preprotein translocase subunit SecE, with product MIGAIKQQAKDLAAELNRVDWPSKEKVMASAWTVVVVSVFVGAFLWAVDYVFTKGFAFFFLKAR